Proteins encoded within one genomic window of Actinoplanes octamycinicus:
- a CDS encoding glycosyltransferase family 39 protein — protein sequence MKLKERPVTADLSWIPAPRSGDGDVPSASVSYPAAHRRVGLRAAWPALAGYALLRAVGLVTLWYFAAAKHRGMAFILGRYDANWYAGIATRGYDPAIPLHPDGSLATTNVAFFPLYPGLIALADPIVPGDAHAAGIAVAWLAGLAAAWGLYAVGTHLRGRRTGVLLASLWAVVPHGLVESMGYTETLFTALAAWSLFAVLRRHWLTAGLLCALAGLTRPTGAALAAAVGIAALVAVLRRQDGWRPWAAGSIAPLGFAGYIVWVGHRLGRADGYFHVQRDAWKMSYDNGSYTLSMARDLLTKPSQLAYVMCTLVLLAAIALFIALSANRQAWPLAVYSLVVIAMVFFGDGYFHAKGRLLMPAFPLLLPIAAALAAAHRRTVIAALLFLTAISTTYGVYLALYWTHSP from the coding sequence GTGAAACTCAAGGAACGGCCGGTCACCGCCGACCTGAGCTGGATTCCGGCGCCGCGGTCCGGGGACGGCGACGTACCGTCAGCATCGGTCAGCTATCCGGCGGCGCACCGTCGGGTCGGTCTCCGGGCGGCCTGGCCGGCCCTGGCCGGCTATGCGCTGCTGCGGGCCGTCGGACTGGTCACGCTCTGGTACTTCGCCGCCGCGAAGCACCGCGGGATGGCGTTCATTCTCGGACGCTACGACGCCAACTGGTATGCCGGCATCGCCACCCGGGGCTACGACCCGGCCATCCCGCTGCACCCGGACGGCTCGCTCGCCACCACCAATGTGGCGTTCTTCCCGCTCTACCCCGGCCTGATCGCGCTCGCCGACCCGATCGTGCCGGGTGACGCGCACGCGGCCGGCATCGCCGTCGCCTGGCTGGCCGGCCTCGCCGCCGCCTGGGGCCTCTACGCGGTCGGCACCCACCTGCGCGGCCGCCGCACCGGCGTGCTGCTCGCCTCGCTCTGGGCGGTCGTCCCGCACGGCCTGGTCGAGTCGATGGGTTACACCGAGACGCTGTTCACCGCGCTCGCCGCCTGGTCGCTGTTCGCCGTGCTGCGCCGCCACTGGCTCACCGCCGGCCTGCTCTGCGCGCTGGCCGGCCTGACCCGCCCGACCGGCGCCGCCCTGGCCGCCGCGGTCGGGATCGCCGCGCTCGTCGCGGTCCTGCGCCGCCAGGACGGCTGGCGCCCCTGGGCGGCCGGCTCGATCGCGCCGCTCGGCTTCGCCGGATACATCGTCTGGGTAGGACATCGGCTGGGCCGCGCCGACGGCTATTTCCACGTCCAGAGGGACGCCTGGAAAATGAGCTACGACAACGGTTCCTACACCCTGTCCATGGCCCGCGATCTGCTCACGAAACCGTCCCAGCTGGCCTATGTGATGTGCACGCTGGTGCTGCTGGCCGCGATCGCCCTGTTCATCGCCCTCTCCGCGAACCGCCAAGCCTGGCCGCTGGCCGTCTATTCCCTGGTGGTCATCGCGATGGTCTTCTTCGGCGACGGCTATTTCCACGCCAAGGGCCGGCTGCTGATGCCCGCCTTCCCCTTGCTGCTGCCGATCGCCGCCGCCCTCGCGGCCGCCCACCGCCGCACGGTGATCGCGGCCCTGCTGTTCCTGACCGCGATCTCTACGACGTATGGGGTTTATCTCGCGCTTTACTGGACCCATTCGCCATAG
- a CDS encoding HDIG domain-containing metalloprotein, with translation MTATSVLLSAIPDAAPAGPLTVTARRVAESLIGEMGNRWLHTQGVARRAAELAGPLGVDADLLTAAAWLHDIGYAEATVVTGFHPLDGADHLTRRGWPVRVAGLVAYHSGARFVAAARGLSELLAAYPDERTVLADALTYADQTVGPSGLRVDPAARYAEVLHRHGPCSWNALVDADRGPYLRAIAHRVEHLLALPAAA, from the coding sequence ATGACGGCCACCAGCGTGCTCCTCTCGGCAATCCCGGACGCCGCCCCGGCGGGGCCGCTGACCGTCACGGCGCGACGGGTCGCCGAGTCACTGATCGGCGAGATGGGCAACCGCTGGCTGCACACCCAGGGCGTCGCCCGGCGGGCCGCCGAGCTGGCCGGCCCGCTCGGTGTCGACGCCGACCTGCTCACCGCGGCCGCCTGGCTGCACGACATCGGGTACGCCGAGGCCACCGTGGTCACCGGCTTCCACCCGCTCGACGGCGCCGACCACCTGACCCGCCGCGGCTGGCCGGTCCGGGTCGCCGGGCTGGTCGCCTACCACTCCGGCGCGCGTTTCGTCGCCGCCGCGCGCGGGCTCAGCGAGCTGCTCGCCGCCTATCCCGACGAACGCACCGTGCTGGCCGACGCCCTCACCTACGCCGACCAGACCGTCGGGCCGTCCGGGCTGCGGGTCGACCCGGCCGCGCGCTACGCCGAGGTGCTGCACCGCCACGGCCCCTGCTCGTGGAACGCCCTGGTCGACGCCGACCGCGGCCCCTATCTGCGGGCCATCGCGCACCGCGTCGAGCACCTCCTGGCCTTGCCGGCCGCGGCCTGA
- a CDS encoding STAS domain-containing protein, protein MLSSVLEVRTGPDGSVVIHPHGSIGADKAVELRQLLVHTVRRVRPLRLIVDLADAPELDSINLGSVVAACDLGDDHQVAVFVDNASVSLADKLTAAGLPRQRVRGIC, encoded by the coding sequence ATGCTCAGCTCGGTGCTGGAGGTCCGTACCGGTCCGGACGGCAGTGTGGTGATCCACCCGCACGGCTCGATCGGGGCCGACAAGGCGGTGGAGCTGCGCCAGTTGCTGGTGCACACGGTCCGCCGGGTCCGGCCGTTGCGGCTGATCGTCGACCTGGCCGACGCGCCGGAGCTCGACTCGATCAATCTCGGCTCGGTGGTGGCCGCCTGCGACCTCGGTGACGATCACCAGGTGGCGGTCTTCGTCGACAACGCGTCGGTGTCGCTGGCCGACAAGCTCACCGCGGCCGGGCTGCCGCGGCAGCGCGTCCGGGGGATCTGCTGA
- a CDS encoding sensor histidine kinase: MEQERLAALHEYRLRDTPPDPELQAVLRIAAEVAGVASASLNLIDEHRQVQLTAINSAASDCSRDDSMCAVSFQSGAVTHVPDARLDPRYRDNPWVTGRLGRIRFYAAAPLITPDGHALGTLCVFDTVPRELTATQLAQLADLAGIVVAFFERRRQGRVTAELAAAVRAKQQWTDTLLDTVDAAVIACDENYRVTLWNRAARQMHGQSGAGDLAPVDEAGRFRLFEPDGRTPLPENELPLRAAVRQGVTVSGRELMIRRPGGEPVYVRVNASPLRGPDGQAAGAVMAQIDITAERTRRELIEQARERLAEANAELERSNADLTNFAAAVGHDLIAPLSAVGGFLELLAMDGFEAAAAGSAEVARMRDVIDGLLADALAARSGPAAEGR, translated from the coding sequence GTGGAACAGGAGCGGCTTGCCGCGCTGCACGAGTACCGCCTGCGGGACACCCCGCCGGATCCGGAACTTCAGGCGGTGCTGCGGATCGCGGCCGAGGTCGCCGGCGTTGCCTCGGCCAGCCTGAACCTGATCGACGAACATCGCCAGGTGCAACTGACCGCGATCAACTCGGCGGCCTCCGACTGCTCCCGGGACGACTCGATGTGCGCGGTCAGCTTCCAGTCCGGCGCCGTCACGCACGTCCCGGACGCCCGGCTGGATCCGCGGTACCGGGACAACCCGTGGGTGACCGGACGGCTCGGGCGGATCCGGTTCTACGCCGCGGCCCCGCTGATCACCCCGGACGGGCACGCCCTGGGCACGCTCTGCGTCTTCGACACCGTGCCGCGCGAGCTGACCGCCACCCAGCTGGCCCAGCTCGCCGACCTGGCCGGGATCGTGGTCGCCTTCTTCGAACGGCGTCGGCAGGGCCGGGTCACCGCCGAGCTGGCCGCCGCCGTGCGGGCCAAGCAGCAGTGGACCGACACCCTGCTGGACACGGTCGACGCCGCGGTGATCGCCTGCGACGAGAACTACCGGGTGACGCTCTGGAACCGGGCGGCCCGGCAGATGCACGGGCAGAGCGGGGCCGGCGATCTGGCGCCGGTCGACGAGGCCGGCCGGTTCCGGCTGTTCGAGCCGGACGGGCGGACCCCGCTGCCGGAGAACGAGCTGCCGCTGCGCGCGGCGGTCCGCCAGGGTGTCACGGTCAGCGGCCGGGAACTGATGATCCGCCGCCCGGGCGGCGAGCCGGTGTACGTGCGGGTCAACGCCAGCCCGCTGCGCGGCCCGGACGGGCAGGCGGCCGGCGCCGTGATGGCGCAGATCGACATCACCGCCGAGCGCACCCGGCGGGAGCTGATCGAGCAGGCCCGGGAGCGGCTCGCCGAGGCGAACGCCGAGCTGGAACGCTCGAACGCGGACCTGACCAACTTCGCCGCCGCGGTCGGCCACGACCTGATCGCCCCGCTCTCCGCGGTCGGCGGCTTCCTGGAGCTGCTGGCGATGGACGGCTTCGAGGCGGCGGCTGCCGGATCGGCCGAGGTGGCCCGGATGCGGGACGTGATCGACGGCCTGCTGGCGGACGCGCTGGCGGCACGTTCAGGACCGGCCGCGGAAGGCCGATAG
- a CDS encoding sensor histidine kinase — protein sequence MGLVTGLDEREQRRLAALHEYRLLDSPAGDELEAVVRVAATVAGVPTATLNLIDENRQCQLTTVGFEGGDSARSDSMCAIRFETGEFTYLPDASLDPTFQVNPWVTGLYANVRLYASAPLITPDGYALGSLCVFHDRPGTLTGEQIARLKDLAQVIVALFERRRQARLNGEIAAIAEARQRWTDTLLDTIDVAVVACDQAGRLTLFNRAAREWHGLDADPAVDPSHFADRYALFDSDGVTPLPPDRIPLLRALREGTVSHVEIIIRPGNGDPRHVSVNGRALIAPDGTPLGAVIAMNDVTTDRAQQRVIEQARSELAAANEELRRSNTDLTNFAGAVSHDLVAPLGAVGGYLELLEDEVEGQPRAWVDAASRAVTRMRDLISSLLGYARAGSAPVRWMTADLGDVFASVVADLGAEIKSAEAEVTTQGPLPSVSCDPVLARQLLQNLIANAIKYRHPDRPPRVRVSARHEGSCWAITVADNGLGIPPEQRQRVFDMFTRLDGTKASGHGIGLSSCLRIVDRHGGTIRVADNDGGGTRVIFTLPDQPA from the coding sequence GTGGGTCTCGTCACGGGTCTGGATGAGCGGGAGCAGCGGCGGCTCGCCGCGCTGCACGAGTACCGCCTGCTCGACTCGCCGGCCGGGGACGAGCTGGAGGCGGTCGTCCGGGTCGCCGCGACGGTGGCCGGGGTGCCGACCGCCACCCTCAACCTGATCGACGAGAACCGGCAGTGCCAGCTCACCACGGTCGGCTTCGAGGGCGGCGACTCGGCCCGCTCCGACTCGATGTGCGCCATCCGGTTCGAGACCGGCGAGTTCACCTATCTCCCGGACGCCAGCCTGGACCCGACCTTCCAGGTCAACCCGTGGGTGACCGGGCTCTACGCGAACGTCCGGCTGTACGCGTCGGCGCCGCTGATCACCCCGGACGGGTACGCGCTGGGCTCGCTCTGCGTCTTCCACGACCGGCCCGGGACGCTCACCGGCGAGCAGATCGCCCGGCTCAAGGACCTGGCCCAGGTGATCGTGGCGCTGTTCGAGCGCCGCCGGCAGGCCCGGCTGAACGGCGAGATCGCCGCGATCGCCGAGGCCCGGCAACGCTGGACCGACACCCTGCTGGACACCATCGACGTGGCGGTGGTCGCCTGCGACCAGGCCGGCCGGCTCACCCTGTTCAACCGGGCCGCCCGGGAGTGGCACGGCCTGGACGCCGACCCGGCGGTGGACCCGAGCCACTTCGCCGACCGCTACGCGCTGTTCGACTCCGACGGCGTCACCCCACTGCCGCCGGACCGGATCCCGCTGCTCCGGGCGCTGCGCGAGGGCACGGTCAGCCACGTCGAAATAATCATCCGGCCGGGGAACGGCGATCCACGGCACGTCAGCGTCAACGGCCGGGCGCTGATCGCGCCGGACGGCACCCCGCTCGGCGCGGTGATCGCGATGAACGACGTCACCACCGACCGGGCCCAGCAGCGGGTGATCGAGCAGGCCCGGTCCGAGCTGGCCGCGGCCAACGAGGAGCTGCGCCGGTCGAACACCGACCTGACCAACTTCGCCGGCGCGGTCAGCCACGACCTGGTCGCCCCGCTCGGCGCGGTCGGCGGCTACCTGGAGCTGCTCGAGGACGAGGTGGAGGGGCAGCCGCGGGCCTGGGTGGACGCCGCGTCCCGGGCGGTGACCCGGATGCGCGACCTGATCAGCTCGCTGCTCGGCTACGCCCGGGCGGGCAGCGCGCCGGTGCGGTGGATGACCGCGGACCTCGGCGACGTCTTCGCCAGCGTGGTCGCCGACCTGGGCGCCGAGATCAAGTCGGCGGAGGCCGAGGTGACCACGCAGGGACCGCTGCCGTCCGTCTCCTGCGACCCGGTGCTGGCCCGCCAGCTGCTGCAGAACCTGATCGCCAACGCGATCAAATACCGGCATCCGGACCGGCCGCCCCGGGTGCGGGTGTCCGCCCGGCACGAGGGCTCGTGCTGGGCGATCACGGTTGCCGACAACGGCCTGGGCATCCCGCCGGAGCAGCGCCAGCGGGTCTTCGACATGTTCACCCGCCTCGACGGCACGAAGGCTTCCGGTCACGGCATCGGCCTGTCCAGCTGCCTGCGGATCGTCGACCGGCACGGCGGCACGATCCGGGTGGCCGACAACGACGGTGGCGGAACCCGGGTGATCTTCACACTCCCGGACCAACCGGCCTGA
- a CDS encoding M20 family metallopeptidase yields the protein MEELLAPLEALIGIHSTADRPGELHRALGLVLDLLGPGFEISRFESGGKPSALVTFADRPGRPRVILNAHLDVVPGTPDQFRPHRDGDRLYGRGTHDMKAAALVLATVFRELAGELPFPIALQLVTDEEVGGFDGTGHQLEAGVRGDFVIIGEQSGLRVVTESKGLVRARLIAPGQAAHAAYPWLGSNALLTLIAAVEKLLARYPLPAAEAWATTVNLARIETTNEAVNQVPADATAWLDIRYPPEDPDLTGRSPEQIEAHLRRITDSAVEVLVEAVGTPHRADPESVEVRALREAVRTVGQPGSLLRKHGAADSRFYFPLGVDAVIFGPTGDGQHGPSEYLEISSLRPYHDALHAFLRSDSLFRTGDAPTPTAPDPFRP from the coding sequence ATGGAGGAACTGCTGGCGCCTCTGGAGGCGCTGATCGGCATCCATTCCACCGCTGACCGGCCGGGTGAGCTGCACCGGGCCCTCGGCCTGGTGCTCGACCTGCTCGGCCCCGGTTTCGAGATCAGCCGCTTCGAGTCCGGCGGCAAGCCGAGCGCCCTGGTCACCTTCGCGGACCGGCCCGGCCGGCCCCGGGTGATCCTCAACGCCCACCTCGACGTGGTTCCCGGCACCCCTGATCAGTTCCGGCCGCACCGGGACGGCGACCGGCTCTATGGCCGGGGCACGCACGACATGAAGGCGGCCGCCCTGGTGCTGGCCACGGTCTTCCGCGAACTGGCCGGCGAGCTGCCCTTCCCGATCGCCCTGCAGCTGGTCACCGACGAGGAGGTGGGCGGTTTCGACGGCACCGGGCACCAGCTGGAGGCGGGCGTCCGCGGCGACTTCGTGATCATCGGCGAGCAGAGCGGGCTGCGGGTGGTCACCGAGTCGAAGGGCCTGGTCCGGGCGCGCCTGATCGCTCCCGGTCAGGCCGCGCACGCCGCCTATCCGTGGCTGGGTTCCAACGCGCTGCTCACGCTGATCGCCGCGGTGGAGAAACTGCTCGCCCGCTATCCGCTGCCGGCCGCCGAGGCCTGGGCGACAACGGTCAACCTGGCCCGGATCGAGACCACCAACGAGGCGGTCAACCAGGTGCCCGCCGATGCCACCGCGTGGCTCGACATCCGCTATCCGCCGGAGGATCCGGACCTCACCGGCCGGTCCCCGGAGCAGATCGAGGCGCACCTGCGCCGGATCACCGACTCGGCCGTGGAAGTGCTGGTGGAGGCGGTGGGCACGCCGCACCGGGCCGATCCGGAGAGCGTCGAGGTGCGCGCGCTGCGGGAGGCGGTGCGGACCGTCGGGCAGCCCGGATCGCTGTTGCGCAAACACGGCGCGGCGGACAGCCGGTTCTATTTCCCGCTCGGCGTCGACGCGGTCATCTTCGGTCCGACCGGCGACGGCCAGCACGGCCCGTCGGAATACCTGGAGATCAGCTCGCTGCGTCCCTACCACGACGCCCTGCACGCGTTCCTGCGATCAGATTCCCTTTTCCGTACGGGCGACGCACCCACCCCGACCGCACCGGACCCGTTCCGTCCCTGA
- a CDS encoding aminoglycoside phosphotransferase family protein: MITTELVRALVDRQFPEWAGLPLRRVEPAGSDHVIHRLGDELAVRLPRHEGAIGQAAKELAWLPRLAPHLPIAVPEPVAVGEPDLGYPWRWAVARWLDGRVATVEAFGDSVPTAVRLAEFLAALQRLPRDGAPSGGQSLAGRDAETRAAIERVGDVFDAAALDRLWTAAVEAPAWDRPPVWFHGDFHTGNLLTVGGEVSAVIDFGGLGAGDPAVDLMMPFSLMSARSRAAFRETLGVDDATWVRGRGWALTGALIAYTAYAATDARIAAATTRQIEQALIG; the protein is encoded by the coding sequence GTGATCACTACCGAGTTGGTACGGGCGCTGGTGGACCGGCAGTTCCCGGAGTGGGCGGGGTTGCCGCTGCGGCGGGTCGAGCCGGCCGGGTCGGACCACGTGATCCACCGGCTCGGCGACGAGCTGGCGGTCCGGCTGCCCCGGCACGAGGGGGCGATCGGGCAGGCCGCCAAGGAGCTGGCCTGGCTGCCCCGGCTGGCCCCGCACCTGCCGATCGCGGTGCCGGAGCCGGTGGCGGTCGGCGAGCCGGACCTCGGCTACCCGTGGCGCTGGGCGGTGGCCCGCTGGCTGGACGGCCGGGTGGCGACGGTCGAGGCGTTCGGCGACTCGGTGCCGACCGCGGTGCGGCTGGCCGAGTTCCTCGCCGCGCTGCAGCGGCTGCCGCGGGACGGCGCGCCGTCCGGTGGTCAGTCGCTGGCCGGCCGGGACGCCGAGACGCGGGCCGCGATCGAGCGGGTCGGGGACGTCTTCGACGCGGCGGCGCTCGATCGGCTGTGGACGGCGGCGGTGGAGGCGCCGGCCTGGGACCGGCCGCCGGTCTGGTTCCACGGCGACTTCCACACCGGGAACCTGCTGACCGTGGGCGGAGAGGTCAGCGCGGTGATCGACTTCGGCGGGCTGGGGGCGGGTGACCCGGCGGTCGACCTGATGATGCCGTTCTCGCTGATGTCGGCGCGCAGCCGGGCCGCGTTCCGGGAGACGCTCGGGGTGGACGACGCGACCTGGGTGCGCGGGCGGGGCTGGGCGCTGACCGGCGCGCTGATCGCCTACACCGCCTACGCGGCGACCGACGCGCGGATCGCCGCCGCGACGACCCGGCAGATCGAGCAGGCCCTGATCGGCTGA
- a CDS encoding class I SAM-dependent methyltransferase — MTADLFDAAAMYDDDYLHFFAPARENEARRGQRSEAGSGQGSEAGSGPATRVTHGPAVPTAFGGTATEDLLWRVLGLEPGMRVLDLACGHGTLANALARRGCRVTGLDFSEVFLDRARADAAAAGVTVDYVAGDMRELPAGWTGRFDRVVNWSTAFGYFDDATNRRVLDEIVRVLRPDGRLAMDLDNLVRFLTSWTPSRVTVARDNGDKLVDQHHFDPLTARFRVRRTIIRDGRVRELTFLKRLFGFPELRDWCAAAGFGAVTGIGEDGEPLDAGHHRMIIVAARRG, encoded by the coding sequence GTGACAGCGGATCTCTTCGATGCGGCAGCCATGTACGACGACGACTATCTGCACTTCTTCGCGCCGGCGCGAGAAAACGAGGCGCGGCGCGGGCAACGAAGCGAGGCGGGGAGCGGGCAAGGAAGTGAGGCGGGGAGCGGCCCCGCCACCCGGGTGACCCACGGCCCGGCGGTGCCGACGGCCTTCGGCGGCACCGCCACCGAGGACCTGCTGTGGCGGGTGCTCGGCCTGGAGCCCGGCATGCGGGTGCTGGACCTGGCCTGCGGGCACGGCACGCTGGCCAACGCCCTGGCCCGGCGTGGCTGCCGGGTGACCGGGCTGGACTTCTCCGAGGTGTTCCTGGACCGGGCCCGGGCCGACGCGGCGGCGGCCGGGGTCACGGTCGACTACGTCGCCGGGGACATGCGGGAGCTGCCGGCCGGCTGGACCGGGCGCTTCGACCGGGTGGTGAACTGGTCGACCGCGTTCGGCTACTTCGACGACGCCACGAACCGGCGGGTGCTCGACGAGATCGTCCGGGTGCTGCGGCCGGACGGGCGGCTCGCGATGGACCTGGACAACCTGGTCCGGTTCCTGACCTCGTGGACGCCGTCCCGGGTCACGGTGGCCCGGGACAACGGCGACAAGCTCGTCGACCAGCACCACTTCGATCCGCTGACCGCCCGGTTCCGGGTGCGGCGGACGATCATCCGGGACGGGCGGGTGCGCGAGCTGACCTTCCTGAAGCGACTGTTCGGCTTCCCGGAGCTGCGGGACTGGTGCGCCGCGGCCGGGTTCGGCGCGGTGACCGGGATCGGCGAGGACGGCGAGCCACTCGACGCCGGCCACCACCGGATGATCATCGTGGCCGCTCGGCGGGGCTGA
- a CDS encoding class I SAM-dependent methyltransferase: MRRVTERALSFGAVAQNYERFRPGYPAELFELVAGYAGRPLRTALEIGAGTGKATRLFVAHGVRVTASEPDAEMLAELRRHLDVPTMRAAFEEIGPGQRYDLVYAAAALHWTRPGGRWARVAGLLEAGGVFASFGGPFQLADPEVERAVRAARAPFLESDEFPSPDGTPPEHAMQWPGTELLASDLFTDVQQHQLERRRTMTAADYVGHLATISAYLELPPEVRAQAFDAILRVLPETVEISADLTAHLARRR; the protein is encoded by the coding sequence ATGCGTCGCGTGACGGAGCGGGCGTTGAGTTTCGGGGCGGTGGCGCAGAACTACGAGCGGTTTCGGCCGGGGTATCCGGCGGAGCTGTTCGAGCTGGTCGCGGGTTATGCCGGGCGGCCGCTGCGGACGGCGCTGGAGATCGGGGCGGGGACCGGGAAGGCGACTCGGCTCTTCGTGGCGCACGGGGTGCGGGTGACCGCGAGCGAGCCGGACGCGGAGATGCTTGCCGAGTTGCGGCGGCACCTGGACGTTCCGACCATGCGGGCGGCCTTCGAGGAGATCGGGCCGGGGCAGCGGTATGACCTGGTCTACGCGGCGGCCGCACTGCACTGGACCCGGCCGGGAGGGCGCTGGGCCCGGGTGGCCGGGCTGCTGGAGGCGGGTGGGGTGTTCGCCTCGTTCGGTGGGCCGTTCCAGCTGGCCGATCCGGAGGTCGAGCGGGCGGTCCGCGCGGCCCGTGCGCCCTTCCTGGAGAGCGACGAGTTCCCCTCGCCGGACGGCACACCGCCGGAGCACGCGATGCAGTGGCCGGGCACCGAGCTGCTCGCCTCGGACCTGTTCACCGACGTCCAGCAGCACCAATTGGAGCGGCGCCGCACGATGACCGCCGCCGACTACGTCGGCCACCTCGCCACGATCTCGGCCTATCTGGAGCTACCGCCCGAAGTGCGCGCGCAGGCCTTCGACGCCATCCTGCGGGTCCTGCCGGAGACCGTCGAGATATCCGCTGACCTCACGGCCCATCTCGCCCGCCGCCGCTGA
- a CDS encoding glycoside hydrolase domain-containing protein, protein MNVPWLKRHRKRLVGAAVVLLSLTPLAFMNTAGAAAALPPQPGNFTGYGFDACTAPSSDTMATWLKSSPYRAAGIYIGGVSRGCAQPNLTADWVREQINRGWKLFPIYVGPQATCTKVAKKSLINNAAAASQGTAAATDAVNQARALGLSPQSVLIYDMEAYDSNNAACKAGVLSFMSAWSARLHDLGYLSGYYSSAGSGIADQVAVYNKAGYVRPDYVDFARWDNKVTVSDPVIPAGYWSPGRRMKQYQGGHIETYGGVSINIDTDYLDFRILPPAKQSDWTRNGWSDVVALTKSTGNLFTYPGNGSFIAENQRALIAGSKGGMDQLVRMDLNRDGLPDLIARNRKSGAVYFYPGLSSGKLGTRKQLYKDQRKLREFTSIGDFNRDGYPDLLAQQISNGNLYLYPGKSGAKFGTRKAVAYGNWNDRTEFAGIGDFNRDGYQDLVVKEIKSGYLYLYRGKSGGFQSRLKLGSASGLRDLLGVGDFDRDGYNDLVAVQSSTGYLFLYRGNPKGLSAGVRIATGYKGRSPLL, encoded by the coding sequence ATGAATGTTCCCTGGCTGAAGCGGCACCGCAAACGCCTGGTCGGCGCTGCTGTCGTGCTGCTCTCGCTCACCCCGCTGGCGTTCATGAACACCGCGGGCGCGGCGGCGGCACTGCCGCCGCAGCCGGGCAACTTCACCGGGTACGGCTTCGACGCCTGCACCGCCCCGTCCAGCGACACCATGGCGACCTGGTTGAAGTCGTCGCCGTACCGGGCGGCCGGCATCTACATCGGCGGGGTCAGCCGGGGTTGCGCCCAGCCGAACCTGACCGCCGACTGGGTCCGCGAGCAGATCAACCGCGGCTGGAAGCTGTTCCCGATCTACGTGGGTCCGCAGGCCACCTGCACCAAGGTCGCCAAGAAAAGCCTGATCAACAACGCCGCCGCGGCGTCCCAGGGCACCGCCGCCGCGACCGACGCGGTCAACCAGGCGCGGGCCCTCGGGCTGTCGCCGCAGAGCGTGCTGATCTACGACATGGAGGCCTACGACAGCAACAACGCCGCCTGCAAGGCCGGCGTGCTGTCCTTCATGAGCGCGTGGAGCGCCCGGCTGCACGACCTCGGCTACCTCTCCGGCTACTACAGCAGCGCCGGATCCGGCATCGCCGACCAGGTCGCGGTCTACAACAAGGCCGGGTACGTCCGCCCCGACTACGTCGACTTCGCCCGCTGGGACAACAAGGTCACGGTCAGCGACCCGGTGATCCCGGCCGGCTACTGGTCGCCGGGCAGGCGGATGAAGCAGTACCAGGGCGGGCACATCGAGACGTACGGTGGCGTGTCGATCAACATCGACACCGACTACCTGGACTTCCGGATCCTGCCCCCGGCGAAGCAGTCGGACTGGACCCGCAACGGCTGGTCCGACGTGGTGGCGCTGACCAAGAGCACCGGCAACCTGTTCACCTACCCGGGCAACGGCTCCTTCATCGCCGAGAACCAGCGCGCGCTGATCGCCGGCAGCAAGGGCGGCATGGACCAGCTGGTCCGGATGGACCTGAACCGGGACGGCCTGCCCGACCTGATCGCCCGCAACCGCAAGTCCGGCGCGGTCTACTTCTACCCGGGCCTGAGCAGCGGGAAGCTCGGCACCCGCAAACAGCTCTACAAGGACCAGCGCAAGCTGCGCGAGTTCACCTCGATCGGCGACTTCAACCGGGACGGTTACCCGGATCTGCTCGCGCAGCAGATCAGCAACGGCAACCTCTACCTCTACCCGGGCAAGAGCGGCGCCAAGTTCGGCACCCGCAAGGCCGTCGCCTACGGCAACTGGAACGACCGCACCGAGTTCGCCGGGATCGGCGACTTCAACCGGGACGGGTACCAGGACCTGGTGGTCAAGGAGATCAAGTCCGGTTACCTGTACCTCTACCGCGGCAAGTCGGGCGGCTTCCAGTCCCGGCTGAAGCTCGGCTCCGCGTCCGGGCTGCGCGACCTGCTCGGCGTCGGCGACTTCGACCGGGACGGCTACAACGACCTGGTCGCGGTCCAGTCCAGCACCGGTTACCTGTTCCTCTACCGGGGCAACCCCAAGGGCCTGTCCGCCGGCGTCCGGATCGCCACCGGCTACAAGGGCCGCTCGCCGCTGCTCTGA